Part of the Imperialibacter roseus genome, GGTAGCCTTTTTCTGTCAGCCTTTTGGCCGTCGCATAAAAGTTGGTCGGGTGCAGCCACTCATCGATATTGTGTACTGTGAACAGGTACTCCAGGCTTTTCTTGCCGGAGAAGTACGCAGCGTCGTCGTAGGGGAAGTAGAGCAGCACGTCGCCATCGGCCTGCCCGGTTTGCAGCACCGACTGACTTCTGTTGATGTAGCCGGTGAGCCCATCGATATGGGGCCACCAGCTGTTGGATGGGGCAAAGTTGGTGGAGGCATAGAAGAGCCACCCAGGCCACTGCACTTCGGCGGGGCTGTAGGTAGTGCCGTGAAAGAACACGTGGTTTACCCCTGCCAGGAAAGCCTGGTCGAGCTCGGGTTTGGTTTGCGAAAGGGGCGTTTTGAAATGCTCGCCCAGCCAGGTGAATGTTTCGGACGACACCAATGGCTTGCCAGCCGCATGGGCTGCCGAGGAAGCAAACTTGAGCATATAAAGATCCGGTGGCAAATGACGGCTGGAGTGGGTGTAGTTCCTGGCGCCGGGAATATCGAACCCGGAATAGCCAAAGGTTTCGCACTCCGGAATGTCAGTAGCGGCGTACACATCCAGCAGGTTGGCGGGGGAGCCATGCGCCTGGTTGCGTGACAAAGCACCGTGGTTGTTGATCCAGTTTTTCCAGGGCTCACTGAAGTTGGCCAGCAACATTTCGCCCATAGTTTGACGGTAGTCGGCCTTGAGCCTGCGAACAGTTGCTGAGCTATCGCTACTGAGGAGGGTGGGCAGGTATGGTTTGAGGTCGTAGCCACGGTTGCGCTCAAAGGCATCGAATAATGTAGGCGTGAAGTTGGCGCCGTACACCTCATAGCTGTCGTTGAAAAAGCTTCGGATATTGGGGCCGGGTGTGCCAAAGGCTTCTCCGAATCGGGCTGTGTAAACGGGGAAAGATTCTTTATTAAGGTGATCCATCACCAGACCGGCGCCTCCCGGGGCGGCTCGTTTCACCATTTGCCCCGTTTTGCCGGCAAAGATGGCATAGAGCTCATAGTTGGCGTCGGGGACCCATTGCAAAAGCCCATTCTCATTCAACGAATCAGTCAGGTCAATGGTTGATTCAGGCCTATAAGCCATTAATGTTGCCAGCTTGGGATGCATGGCTGCCTGCTTCTCATCGTTGACAGTAATTTTCTCTTTCAGTGCTTGCCCTGCTTTCAAGGTATATTGTTGCACAATCATTTTGGAGGCAGCATACTCCGGCGTGATCTGCGGGCCACCGTAGGGCCAGCCTGTGCCCAGGTTCATGTCGACGCCCATGCCCAGGGAGTCAGCCACCCGGATCACAGTTTGCAGTCGATCCATCCAGTCTTTGGAGAGGTAGTCGATGTACTGCTCTTCAAAACCCATAGCACCATAGATGGGGGTGATTTCTACGCCGCCCAGCCCGGCCTCGTGGTAGGCGATCAGCTGCTTTCTGATATTGGCATCGTCCACAGCGTTGCCCATCCACCACCAGCGTGTCCATGGTTTGGTGGTGAGGGACTCAGCTGGCCAGTCTTGCTGAGGTGTGGTTTGGCAGGAGAGGAGGAGAGCAAAGGGTAATAGGATGAGCAGGTAGCGCATAAGGGATTGTATATTAGAACAGGGGGATGAATATAATTGATTTTTTTGAGGAGACGGAAATGAACAGCCAGGACATGCTGTCATTAGGGCAGATCACAAATTCAACTTTTGAATCGAATCGGGATTTTATGTCTGGCGGCGCTCCGGGACTGCCGTCACGCAGTTGAGTTTGCATCCATACAACGATTGATTCGTTCGAAAACCCGTCAAAAATTGCGGTAATAACTCCTGATCTTGCTAATGGCCTGATCATAAAGCGGTGCCGTAAATTCCTCGAACATAAACTGAGGGCTGGGTGCGGAAGCCTCGACTGTATTCACCATTTTGAGTTGCTCCTCGGTGAGTGCACGTTCGTCGCCATTGAAGGAGGCCCAGCAAATCGACCAGGTGTACTCACTTGGAAACTTCTCCTGCGTGATTACTTTATTCAGGCTGTTGTCGAACACCTTAAAATCCAACACACCATTCCCTGTAATGGCCTTTTCGTTGGTGGTAAGTTTGGCCTTCACCGTGCCATAAATTTTCACGTTGTCTTTAGTGGCAATCACCACACTGTCCCGGCTAACATCGGTGGTTGTTTTGTTGCTGTACACGTTGCCCAGATTGAAGCGGTCAAACTCCATGGTGATAATGTGATGCACATAATCCAACTTCTCGGCATTTGCTTCGCCTGGAGTGTAAAACCGCACATATTGATTGATCACGGTGTTGTGCAGGTATTCATTGATTTTGTTGACAAAGAACTCGTGCTTGATATTGAACATTCTTGAAGGAGATGGTATGGGCTCCACTACCACACGGAGCGTAGCATAGTACAGGGCCTCTCCGAGCTTCTCTTCCACGTCTTTGAATCTGGGCGCTAGCGCCTGAGCGGCCATAAAAT contains:
- a CDS encoding glycosyl hydrolase — translated: MRYLLILLPFALLLSCQTTPQQDWPAESLTTKPWTRWWWMGNAVDDANIRKQLIAYHEAGLGGVEITPIYGAMGFEEQYIDYLSKDWMDRLQTVIRVADSLGMGVDMNLGTGWPYGGPQITPEYAASKMIVQQYTLKAGQALKEKITVNDEKQAAMHPKLATLMAYRPESTIDLTDSLNENGLLQWVPDANYELYAIFAGKTGQMVKRAAPGGAGLVMDHLNKESFPVYTARFGEAFGTPGPNIRSFFNDSYEVYGANFTPTLFDAFERNRGYDLKPYLPTLLSSDSSATVRRLKADYRQTMGEMLLANFSEPWKNWINNHGALSRNQAHGSPANLLDVYAATDIPECETFGYSGFDIPGARNYTHSSRHLPPDLYMLKFASSAAHAAGKPLVSSETFTWLGEHFKTPLSQTKPELDQAFLAGVNHVFFHGTTYSPAEVQWPGWLFYASTNFAPSNSWWPHIDGLTGYINRSQSVLQTGQADGDVLLYFPYDDAAYFSGKKSLEYLFTVHNIDEWLHPTNFYATAKRLTEKGYLVDYISESWLEKLAVPNGQLSTGPNGTSYKALVIPKMTFMSTKALKTLLKLKKQGATIILQGLPEDVPGLHNLEQRRAILDSLVMELGTTTSPAGNVQASLTAAMIQPERLAALGLKFVRRVDGNNTYYFIVNQRPEAFDGWVPFNKAFKQAVILDAMTGRAGNAETKAENGLTQVRMQIKSGESLFLKVGNESSATDWSYANETGGTVALNGPWALDFKAGGPSLPGNKTLDKLQPWTTLGDSLADQFSGTATYATHFILASKKDDYLLQLGDVRESAKIWVNGQYAGNSWAVPHELRIGKYLKEGDNTIEIEVVNLMANRIRYMDRAGIEWRKYHEINFVNIDYQAFDASSWEVQPSGLLGPVKLVEVD
- a CDS encoding outer membrane protein assembly factor BamD; translation: MKKYYHLFIILGAVAMLSGCASGKKALQKGDYERAVSQAINRLRSNDGQKKAKATLEKAYKYALESHLGNIKKAKASNDIMKWESVARDYQYINFLADEIQRCPGCRAVVPNPARYDAQLTEAKRNAAEVHYNLGVEALKRKEQRTKAIEAHQHFMAAQALAPRFKDVEEKLGEALYYATLRVVVEPIPSPSRMFNIKHEFFVNKINEYLHNTVINQYVRFYTPGEANAEKLDYVHHIITMEFDRFNLGNVYSNKTTTDVSRDSVVIATKDNVKIYGTVKAKLTTNEKAITGNGVLDFKVFDNSLNKVITQEKFPSEYTWSICWASFNGDERALTEEQLKMVNTVEASAPSPQFMFEEFTAPLYDQAISKIRSYYRNF